One window of Oryza brachyantha chromosome 12, ObraRS2, whole genome shotgun sequence genomic DNA carries:
- the LOC102719916 gene encoding probable L-ascorbate peroxidase 6, chloroplastic/mitochondrial, translating into MAVAHRLLRRGLSAASPLPSLRSLLLVSPQELGRRPASSAAAGDAAAELRGAREDVKQLLKSTSCHPILVRLGWHDAGTYDKNITEWPKCGGANGSLRFEIELKHGANAGLVNALKLIQPIKDKYAGVTYADLFQLASSTAIEEAGGPKIPMIYGRVDVAAPEQCPPEGRLPAAGPPSPAEHLREVFYRMGLSDKEIVALSGAHTLGRARPERSGWGKPETKYTKNGPGAPGGQSWTSQWLKFDNSYFKDIKERRDEDLLVLPTDAVLFEDSSFKTYAEKYSENQDAFFKDYAEAHAKLSNLGAKFDPPKGISIE; encoded by the exons atggccgtcgcccaccgcctcctccgccgcggcctctccgccgcctcccccctcccctctctccgcagcctcctcctcgtctcccCTCAG GAGCTCGGGAGGCGTCCGGCGagctcggcagcggcgggggaCGCGGCGGCTGAGCTGCGGGGCGCGCGGGAGGACGTCAAGCAGCTGCTCAAGTCCACCTCCTGCCATCCCATCCTG GTTCGCTTAGGGTGGCATGATGCTGGTACTTATGACAAGAACATTACTGAATGGCCGAAGTGTGGTGGGGCTAATGGTAGCTTGAGATTTGAGATTGAGTTAAAACATGGGGCTAATGCAG GTCTTGTGAATGCATTGAAGCTGATCCAGCCCATCAAGGACAAGTATGCAGGTGTCACTTATGCAGATCTGTTTCAGCTTGCCAGTTCTACAGCCATTGAG GAAGCTGGTGGCCCCAAGATCCCCATGATCTATGGAAGAGTTGATGTTGCTGCCCCTGAACAATGCCCACCAGAGGGCAGACTTCCTG CTGCTGGTCCACCTTCACCCGCGGAACATTTGCGAGAAGTATTCTATAGAATGGGCCTGAGTGACAAG GAAATTGTTGCGTTGTCAGGAGCTCATACACTTGGACGAGCTAGACCAGAGCGTAGTGGCTGGGGTAAACCAGAAACAAAATACACC AAAAATGGACCTGGTGCACCTGGAGGGCAATCTTGGACATCTCAGTGGCTCAAGTTTGACAACAGCTATTTCAAG GACATCAAAGAACGACGAGATGAGGACCTTCTAGTGCTGCCTACTGATGCTGTGCTCTTTGAGGATTCGTCATTCAAG ACCTATGCAGAAAAGTATTCTGAGAATCAGGATGCATTTTTCAAAGACTATGCTGAAGCTCATGCCAAACTGAGCAACCTTGGAGCAAAGTTTGATCCACCAAAG GGTATTTCAATTGAGTGA